The Glutamicibacter mishrai DNA window GACGGGGACCAGGTGAGCTTCTGGGTCGCCAACGAGGGACCGGCCCTGGACCCTGAACGGGCGAAAGCGCTCTTTGAAACCTATCGAAGCGCCCCGAGCAATGAAGATCGAGCCGCAGGCATGGGGCTTGGCTTGGCGGTGGTCAAGGCCGTCGCGCAGGCGCATGGCGGTACCGCGTGGGTCGAATCAGGCGAGGGGATCGGAGCACGATTCGGTTTCTCGCTTCCGATGGACAACCACGATGCGCCGGGCGCGCAGGACGGCCAGCTGCCGCACCAACTGGCCAGCATGCTGGGGAGCGAATCATGAGTTTGACGCCCATCAATGAAAAGTCCGGGTTCCGGTATTCCACCGAATCACCGGCGGCCTTCAACAGCGATCGGCAGCTGGAGACCAAGCCTCGAAGCAGGTGGAAGCCGAAACACACCTCTGCGGTCATTGCGGCCGTAGTGCTGGCGGGGTTGATCGCGGGCTGCGGTTATGCGGCCTTCGGGCCATCGGCGGGGACACCGAACTCCCTGTCCGCCCAGGGTGCGCTGACCCTCGCGGTGTTCGCAGTGGCCATCTGGCTGTGGATCTTCTCTCCGGTCTCCGACACCTACGTCGCCTTGGGCGCTTGCCTGGTGCTCGTGCTCATGGGAGTGCTCCCCGAAACTCAGCTGTTCTCTTCCCTGGGTGAGGACACGATCTGGCTGCTCTTGGCCGCGTTTGTCATCGCCGCCGGTATTACCGCGACCGGGCTGGCTACCCGGGCCGCGGCCTGGATCGTCTTCGGGGCGCACACCCCCAGGCAGCTGATGCACCTGAGCACCGGGGTTCTGGTGGCTACGGCCTTTGCCGTTCCCTCAACCTCCGGGCGGGCAGCCCTGGCGATCCCGGTGTTCGTCGCCCTGGCCAAGGCGCTCAGTGCGCACCGCCGGGTAGTGCTCGCCCTGTCGCTGCTCTTCCCATCGGTCATCCTGCTCTCCGCGGTCGCCTCCTATCTGGGGGCCGGTGCCCACCTGATTACCAGCCAGATTCTGGTGGCCTCCGAGTATGAAGGCTTCTCGTTTGCCACCTGGCTGCTATACGGTTTGCCGCTGGCTTTGGTCTCTTCGCACCTGTGTGCAGAGCTGGTGCTTCTGCTTTTCACCAGCAGGGAGGATCGCGGGCAGGTTTTGAGCGTCGGGATCAAGAAGATGCAGGAGCATTCGCCGGTTCCGCTCTCCGGCCCGTTGTCGGTAGCCCAAAGCCGGGCCGCGCTGCTGGTCGGCGTGGTGGTGGTGCTGTGGTGCACCGAACCATTGCACCAGCTGCACCCGGCGGTGGTGGCTCTGCTGGGCTCGCTGTTGGTGGCAAGCCCTGGCTTCGGGTCGGTGTCGCTGGCGAAAGCGCTGAAATCGGTGCCGTGGTCGATGCTGATATTCATGGCCGCCACGCTGGCCCTGGGCACCTCGCTGATCGAGTCGGGGGCCGCGCAATGGCTGGCCCATGGTGCGCTCGGTCCGGTAACGCAGCTCGGTCCTTCAGCTCCGTGGATCTTCACGGTTCTTGTTGTGGTGATCTCCGCTGGAGCCCACCTTGTCATCCAGTCGCGCTCGGCCCGTTCCGCGGTACTGATTCCGCTGGTGGTTTCCCTGGCCCCCGGGGTGGGGGTGAATGCGGTAGCCATTGCCCTGGCATCGACTGCCGCGGCCGGTTTCTGCCACACCCTGACCAGCAGCGCGAAGCCGGTGAATCTTTTCTCCGATATTGAAGGGGTCACCACTTATCAGCCTGCAGACCTCCTGAAATTGAGCGCTGCGCTGGGGCCGCTGATGATCCTGCTGGTGCTGGTTTTCGCCTTCTGGATCTGGCCTCTTATGGGTCTTGAACTCTTCGTCTAATAACCCCTTCGGGTTCCGCATTTTTTACTCAGTAAAGGACACATCATCATGGCACACGCACTTCCACAACGAATTCTGGTCGCACCTTCCGGATTCAAGGAATCATTGGATGCTGCCGCAGTCGCCGCGGCCATCGGGGCCGGAGTCCGACGGGCGCTGCCCGGGGCCACCGTCAAAGCAGTGCCCATCGCCGACGGCGGGGAAGGAACGGCAGAAACCCTGGCCAGCGCCACCGGCGGCCATCTGGTACCGATTCGCGTCACCGGTCCGGTAGGGAAGCAGGTGGATTCCCACTATGCGATGCTCGGCGGGGAAGCGAGCGGAACCGCGGTGGTGGAAATGGCGGCGGCTGCCGGTTTGCGCCTGGTCCCGCGAGACCAGAGAGACCCGGGCGCCACTACCAGCTATGGGGTCGGTGAGATGATCCGCGCCGCAATCGACAGCGGGGCGACAAAAATCCTGGTGGGCTGCGGGGACTCCGGCACCTCTGACGGAGGCATGGGAGCGCTGCAGGCACTTGGCGCCAGAATCCTGGATGCCCAAGGGCGCGAAGTCCCCGCCGGCGGCAATCACCTGGGCCGTATCGACCGGCTGGATCTCGAAGGACTGCACCCAGCTGTGGCTGAAGGGAAAATCCAGATCACCATGGCGCTGAACCAGCACAATGTGCTCACCGGAGCCCGCGGTGTTGCCCGGGTCTTCGGGCCGCAGAAGGGTGCGACGCCTGCGCAGGTGGAAGAGATGTCCGCAGGCTTTGAAGGTTGGGCTTCGGTGCTCAGGAGGGACGCCTTGGAGGAGGCCGGATCCACCGACTTCGCCACTGGGCCTGGCACCGGTGCCTCGGGCGGACTG harbors:
- a CDS encoding SLC13 family permease, yielding MSLTPINEKSGFRYSTESPAAFNSDRQLETKPRSRWKPKHTSAVIAAVVLAGLIAGCGYAAFGPSAGTPNSLSAQGALTLAVFAVAIWLWIFSPVSDTYVALGACLVLVLMGVLPETQLFSSLGEDTIWLLLAAFVIAAGITATGLATRAAAWIVFGAHTPRQLMHLSTGVLVATAFAVPSTSGRAALAIPVFVALAKALSAHRRVVLALSLLFPSVILLSAVASYLGAGAHLITSQILVASEYEGFSFATWLLYGLPLALVSSHLCAELVLLLFTSREDRGQVLSVGIKKMQEHSPVPLSGPLSVAQSRAALLVGVVVVLWCTEPLHQLHPAVVALLGSLLVASPGFGSVSLAKALKSVPWSMLIFMAATLALGTSLIESGAAQWLAHGALGPVTQLGPSAPWIFTVLVVVISAGAHLVIQSRSARSAVLIPLVVSLAPGVGVNAVAIALASTAAAGFCHTLTSSAKPVNLFSDIEGVTTYQPADLLKLSAALGPLMILLVLVFAFWIWPLMGLELFV
- a CDS encoding glycerate kinase, which encodes MAHALPQRILVAPSGFKESLDAAAVAAAIGAGVRRALPGATVKAVPIADGGEGTAETLASATGGHLVPIRVTGPVGKQVDSHYAMLGGEASGTAVVEMAAAAGLRLVPRDQRDPGATTSYGVGEMIRAAIDSGATKILVGCGDSGTSDGGMGALQALGARILDAQGREVPAGGNHLGRIDRLDLEGLHPAVAEGKIQITMALNQHNVLTGARGVARVFGPQKGATPAQVEEMSAGFEGWASVLRRDALEEAGSTDFATGPGTGASGGLGAGLAAIGAILMPRFEAILDSGLAGIDLDSMLRGADLVITAEGAIDFQTPKGKVPAEVARRASLHGVPVVALAGTLGRGCRDVHDIGIDAIASIMPIPMTLQEAVDDGERLLIEAAERFMRTIILGASMAVARLSPRAAW